In Kryptolebias marmoratus isolate JLee-2015 linkage group LG22, ASM164957v2, whole genome shotgun sequence, a single window of DNA contains:
- the dennd10 gene encoding DENN domain-containing protein 10, producing MTATEAQIMLSVGLIEKDVNGDTLWVWCYPSVCPELRQVLLRKCCLTQEGRDFHTFVFGHFSRTWFYITTAEVQEPTALSKVTHFSIAVTAKDFNPEKYAALSRILCRTYTKHGSPVKMMEAYITVLTKGICQSDENGSFLIKDYDVQTAYLAGSIKDVVSQFGVETIILYTALMLKRRIVVYHPRVEALLEFTRVLPALTWHRKDWSILHPYVHLTDAELDDLKTCPGYVAGFVDPDVSSRSDLFDVFVNLPDAVITVSQGAKEAMAMGKLHKDIAQLMVNSAEDAERSDSQVIKDISTKTQEVLAHLAALTETCENSKITLEALKLRHFPPATENFLFHLAAAEQLLRI from the exons ATGACAGCGACTGAAGCACAGATCATGTTGAGCGTCGGGTTGATAG AGAAAGATGTGAACGGAGACACTCTGTGGGTTTGGTGCTACCCGTCTGTGTGCCCGGAGCTGAGGCAGGTTCTTCTCAGGAAGTGCTGCCTGACGCAGGAAGGACGGGATTTCCACACGTTTGTGTTCGGTCATTTCAGCCGCACCTGGTTCTACATCACGACGGCGGAGGTGCAGGAGCCCACGGCGCTGAGTAAG GTCACCCATTTTTCAATTGCTGTGACAGCGAAAGACTTCAACCCCGAGAAGTACGCGGCCCTCAGCCGAATCCTCTGCAG GACGTACACGAAACACGGCAGCCCGGTGAAGATGATGGAGGCCTACATCACCGTCCTCACCAAGGGAATCTGTCAGAGCGACGAAAACGGCTCCTTTCTCATCAAGGACTACGACGTTCAGACAGCTTACCTGGCAGGTTCCATCAAAG ATGTGGTGTCTCAGTTCGGAGTGGAGACGATCATCTTGTACACCGCCCTGATGCTGAAGAGGAGGATTGTTGTTTATCATCCTCGGGTCGAAGCTCTGTTAGAGTTCACCAG AGTTCTGCCGGCGCTGACGTGGCACCGGAAAGACTGGTCCATCCTGCATCCGTACGTCCACCTGACGGACGCCGAGCTGGACGACCTGAAGACATGTCCTG GATACGTGGCGGGATTCGTGGATCCGGACGTGAGCAGCAGGTCGGACCTGTTCGACGTCTTCGTGAACCTCCCGGACGCCGTGATCACGGTGTCTCAGGGCGCCAAAG AGGCCATGGCGATGGGGAAGCTCCACAAAGACATCGCTCAGCTGATGGTGAATTCCGCGGAGGACGCCGAGCGGTCCGACAGTCAGGTCATCAAG GACATTTCCACGAAGACGCAGGAAGTCCTCGCCCACCTGGCTGCTCTGACGGAAACGTGCGAAAACTCCAAAATCACCCTGGAAGCTCTGAAGCTGCGTCACTTCCCCCCGGCCACCgagaacttcctgtttcacctGGCCGCGGCAGAGCAGCTGTTACGGATCTGA
- the emx2 gene encoding homeobox protein EMX2 isoform X1: MFQPAPKRCFTIESLVAKDNPPAAAASRSEEPIRPAALSYANPGQMNPFLNGFHSGGRGVYSSNPDLVFAHPLSSSHSPHALFASQQRDPSTFYPWLLHRYRYLGHRFQGNETSPESFLLHNALARKPKRIRTAFSPSQLLRLEHAFEKNHYVVGAERKQLAHSLSLTETQVKVWFQNRRTKFKRQKLEEEGSESQQKKKGSHHINRWRLATKQASPEEIDVTSDD, encoded by the exons ATGTTCCAGCCCGCACCCAAGAGGTGTTTCACGATCGAGTCTTTAGTGGCCAAAGATAACCCTCCGGCCGCCGCGGCGTCCCGGTCCGAGGAGCCCATCCGGCCCGCGGCGCTCAGCTATGCCAACCCGGGCCAGATGAACCCGTTCCTGAACGGCTTCCACTCCGGCGGCCGGGGGGTCTACTCCTCCAACCCGGACCTGGTGTTCGCGCACCCGCTCTCGTCGTCGCACAGTCCGCACGCGCTGTTCGCCAGCCAGCAGCGGGACCCGTCCACCTTCTACCCCTGGCTGCTCCACAGGTACCGGTACCTGGGCCACAGGTTCCAAG GCAACGAAACGAGTCCAGAGAGCTTTCTTTTGCACAACGCGCTGGCCAGAAAGCCCAAAAGAATCCGGACGGCTTTCTCTCCGTCGCAGCTCCTGCGGCTCGAGCACGCCTTCGAGAAGAACCACTACGTGGTGGGAGCGGAGAGGAAGCAGCTCGCGCACAGCCTTAGCCTCACAGAAACTCAG GTAAAAGTCTGGTTCCAGAACCGGAGGACGAAGTTCAAGCGGcagaagctggaggaggaaggttCCGAGtcgcagcagaagaagaaaggatCGCATCACATAAACCGGTGGAGACTCGCGACCAAACAGGCGAGTCCGGAGGAGATCGACGTCACCTCGGACGATTAA
- the emx2 gene encoding homeobox protein EMX2 isoform X2: MFQPAPKRCFTIESLVAKDNPPAAAASRSEEPIRPAALSYANPGQMNPFLNGFHSGGRGVYSSNPDLVFAHPLSSSHSPHALFASQQRDPSTFYPWLLHRYRYLGHRFQGKSLVPEPEDEVQAAEAGGGRFRVAAEEERIASHKPVETRDQTGESGGDRRHLGRLKDSKLDFLLKEDKDGWRRH, encoded by the exons ATGTTCCAGCCCGCACCCAAGAGGTGTTTCACGATCGAGTCTTTAGTGGCCAAAGATAACCCTCCGGCCGCCGCGGCGTCCCGGTCCGAGGAGCCCATCCGGCCCGCGGCGCTCAGCTATGCCAACCCGGGCCAGATGAACCCGTTCCTGAACGGCTTCCACTCCGGCGGCCGGGGGGTCTACTCCTCCAACCCGGACCTGGTGTTCGCGCACCCGCTCTCGTCGTCGCACAGTCCGCACGCGCTGTTCGCCAGCCAGCAGCGGGACCCGTCCACCTTCTACCCCTGGCTGCTCCACAGGTACCGGTACCTGGGCCACAGGTTCCAAG GTAAAAGTCTGGTTCCAGAACCGGAGGACGAAGTTCAAGCGGcagaagctggaggaggaaggttCCGAGtcgcagcagaagaagaaaggatCGCATCACATAAACCGGTGGAGACTCGCGACCAAACAGGCGAGTCCGGAGGAGATCGACGTCACCTCGGACGATTAAAAGACTCGAAGCTGGACTTTTTACTGAAGGAGGACAAGGACGGATGGAGGAGACACTGA
- the sfxn4 gene encoding sideroflexin-4, producing MDPNLLLWKPRGQSFVHRFQTWLSLLDPSLLLSSDAEILKAREALPAAGQQLDEKVPPAEILSLSSVHADSGAVLPFVFRPPAYFPVLGPLVVGGFLPHPTVGSTLVFQSMLQIYSASFSFANRNSSAEQKASLKQLLLIAGSAFNTAVGGALPHIFIIRLGVSSPTLQTFCRSFLPVPLQAALAALNVFIVRSEETETGIRVFDSEGNPVGFSKAAAEKAVRETAQSRAVLFGTTAAAPHLVAALLYRTRLLQRRPLLAGPCHYISTALVLGLMVPLSFSLFPQLGSITRGKLEAELRAEAAGEEFYFHRGL from the exons atggaTCCGAATCTGTTGCTATGGAAACCCCGCGGACAG TCTTTTGTCCACCGGTTTCAGACCTGGCTCAGTCTGTTGGATCCGTCTCTGCTGCTCTCCTCTGAC GCTGAAATCCTGAAGGCCCGCGAGGCTCTTCCTGCAGCTGGACAGCAGCTGGATGAAAAG gttcCTCCTGCAGAGATCCTCTCACTT tcgtCGGTTCACGCTGATTCTGGAGCAGTTCTTCCGTTTGTTTTTCGCCCTCCAG CATATTTTCCGGTTTTAGGACCTCTG GTTGTCGGTGGCTTCTTGCCTCACCCAACCGTCGGTTCCACTCTGGTTTTCCAG TCGATGCTGCAGATTTACAGCGCCAGCTTCAGCTTCGCCAACAGGAACTCCTCAGCAGAGCAG AAGGCATctctgaagcagctgctgctcatcgCGGGATCCGCCTTTAACACGGCGGTGGGAGGG GCTCTTCCtcacatcttcatcatcagACTCGGCGTCTCGAGTCCAACGCTGCAGACTTTTTGCAGGTCCTTCCTGCCCGTCCCGCTCCAAG CTGCTTTGGCCGCCTTGAATGTTTTCATCGTCAGGAGCGAGGAGACGGAGACGGGGATCCGGGTGTTCGATTCCGAAGGAAATCCTGTCGGCTTCTCgaaggcagcagcagaaaag GCTGTGAGGGAGACGGCTCAGTCCAGAGCCGTGCTGTTTGGGACGACCGCTGCCGCCCCTCACCTGGTGGCTGCGCTCCTATACAG AACCAGGCTCCTGCAgaggcgccccctgctggcggGTCCGTGTCATTACATCAGCACGGCGCTGGTTCTGGGCCTGATGGTTCCGCTCTCCTTCAGCCTGTTTCCCCAGCTTGGATCG ATAACCAGAGGGAAGCTGGAGGCGGAGCTACGGGCTGAGGCGGCCGGCGAGGAGTTCTACTTCCACCGAGGACTCTGA
- the eif3s10 gene encoding eukaryotic translation initiation factor 3 subunit A isoform X1, with amino-acid sequence MPAYFQRPENALKRANEFLEVGKKQPALDVLYDVIKSKKHRTWQKIHEPIMLKYLELCVDLRKSHLAKEGLYQYKNICQQVNIKSLEDVVRAYLKLAEEKTETAKEESQQMVLDIEDLDNIQTPESVLLSAVSGEDTQDRTDRLLLTPWVKFLWESYRQCLDLLRNNSKVERLYHDIAQQAFKFCLQYTRKAEFRKLCDNLRMHLGQIQRHHNQSTAINLNNPESQSMHLETRLVQLDSAISMELWQEAFKAVEDIHGLFALSKKPPKPQLMANYYNKVSTVFWKSGNALFHACTLHRLYHLSREMRKNLTPDEMQRMSTRVLLATLSIPITPERTDIARLLDMDGIIVEKHRRLATLLGLQSPPTRQSLINDMVRFNLLQYVVPEVKELYNWLEVDFHPLKLSGRVTKVLNWVRDQAEKEADLQQYVPHLQSNTILRLLQQVAQIYQSIEFSRLASLVPFVDAFQLERSIVDAARHCDLQVRIDHSSRTLSFGSDLNYSTKEDSPVGPFLQNMPSEQIRNQLTAMSASLAKAIHIIKPTTMLQERDEQNQQAIAAYLKNARKDHQRILARRQTIEERKERLESLNIQREKEELEQREAEMQKVRKAEEERLRQEAKEREKERIMQEHEQIKKKTVRERLEQIKKTELGAKAFKDIDIEDLEELDPDYIMAKQVEQLEKEKKELQERLKNQEKKIDYFERAKRLEEIPLIKKAYEEQRIKDMELWELQEEERINNMKVEREKALEHKKRMSRMVEDKDGFLSKITAARSFIYEEKLKAFEERLVEERKKRLEERKRQRKEDRRNAFYRQKEEEKQRIHEEQLKKEREERERIEQERREEEEREYQERLRKLEEQERTQRARQQEIEERERLREEKRRAPPEDKSKDWGERGEKDERGWRRRTEGGESEWRRPVPDRDWRQKGQDDEREDKSGSLRGGDEKGPRPGSEDDQAPRRGGDDERPPRRLMDDDRGPRRAFDDDRGPRRAFNDDRAPRRGFDDDRAPRRGFDDDRAPRRGFDDDRAPRRGFDDDRGSRRGFDDDRGPRRGFDDDRGPRRGFDDDRGPRRGLDDSRASRRGADDDWGPRRGGDEDRVGRRGMDDGPRRGGDDSQPWKPLGRPGGWREREKAREESWGPPRGGSHDDGEEGEGDDRTSFRDRRPQREDNAWRRGVTEDGSWRDSRKEDGDRDERRVERRDRAPCDDRDVRGPPRDPEEGGSWRRGGEEKREERERPREGERDGEGEKSAWRSEKDNPRRTKNETDDDGWTTVRR; translated from the exons ATGCCGGCATATTTTCAGCGGCCGGAAAATGCTCTGAAACGAGCGAACG AATTCCTTGAGGTTGGCAAAAAGCAGCCAGCCTTGGACGTCTTGTACGATGTCATCAAGAGCAAGAAGCACCGAACATGGCAGAAGATCCACGAACCCATCATGCTCAAGTACCTGGAGCTGTGCGTGGACCTGCGGAAGAGCCACCTGGCCAAAGAGGGCCTCTACCAGTACAAGAACATCTGCCAGCAG gTGAATATAAAATCTCTGGAGGATGTGGTTAGGGCTTACCTGAAGCTGGCAGAGGAGAAGACAGAGACTGCTAAGGAAGAGTCTCAGCAGATGGTCCTGGACATCGAAGACCTGGACAACATCCAGACCCCAGAAAG CGTGCTGCTGAGCGCCGTCAGCGGGGAGGACACTCAGGATCGTACCGACCGCCTGCTGCTCACTCCTTGGGTGAAGTTCCTGTGGGAGTCCTACCGCCAGTGCCTGGACCTGCTGAGGAACAACTCCAAAGTGGAGCGACTGTATCATGATATCGCCCAACAAG cgTTTAAGTTTTGCCTTCAGTACACCCGTAAAGCTGAGTTTCGCAAGCTGTGCGACAACCTCCGAATGCACTTGGGTCAGATCCAGCGGCACCACAACCAGAGCACCGCCATCAACCTGAACAACCCAGAGAGCCAGTCCATGCACCTGGAGACGCGTCTGGTGCAACTGGACAGCGCCATAAGCATGGAGCTCTGGCAG GAAGCATTTAAGGCTGTTGAGGACATCCACGGCCTCTTTGCTCTCTCAAAGAAGCCTCCCAAGCCCCAGCTCATGGCTAACTACTACAACAAAGTTTCTACCGTTTTCTGGAAGTCTGGAAACGCTCTCTTCCATGCCTGCACTCTGCACCGTCTCTATCACCTGTCCAGGGAAATGCGCAAGAATCTGACCCCAGATGAGATGCAGAG GATGTCCACCAGGGTCCTCTTGGCCACCCTGTCGATTCCCATCACCCCGGAGCGTACGGACATCGCTCGGCTGCTGGACATGGACGGCATCATCGTGGAGAAGCACCGCAGGCTGGCAACTCTCCTGGGTCTGCAGTCTCCACCGACCCGCCAGAGTCTCATCAACGACATG GTGCGATTTAACCTGCTACAGTATGTAGTTCCTGAAGTGAAAGAGCTTTATAACTGGCTGGAGGTAGATTTTCATCCTCTGAAGCTGAGTGGAAGAGTCACAAAG GTGTTGAACTGGGTGAGAGATCAGGCTGAGAAGGAGGCCGATCTGCAGCAGTACGTTCCACACCTGCAGAGTAACACCATCCTCCGGCTACTGCAGCAG GTGGCACAGATCTATCAGAGCATCGAGTTCAGCCGGTTGGCCTCCCTGGTTCCGTTTGTAGACGCTTTCCAGCTGGAGCGCTCCATCGTGGATGCTGCTCGGCACTGTGACCTGCAG GTTCGGATAGACCACTCATCTCGAACTCTGAGCTTTGGCTCTGACCTGAACTACTCGACTAAAGAAGATTCTCCCGTCGGCCCGTTCCTGCAGAACATGCCCTCAGAGCAGATAAGAAACCAGCTGACCGCCATGTCTGCGTCTTTGGCCAAAGCCATCCATATCATCAAACCCACCACCATGCTG CAAGAACGCGACGAGCAGAATCAGCAGGCCATCGCTGCGTACCTGAAGAACGCCCGCAAGGATCACCAGCGCATCCTGGCCCGCAGGCAGACCATCGAAGAGCGAAAGGAGCGCCTCGAGAGCCTCAACATTCAGCGGGAGAAGGAGGAGCTGGAACAGCGAGAGGCTGAGATGCAGAAAGTTCGCAAAGCCGAGGAGGAGCGTCTGCGTCAGGAGGCCAAGGAGAGGGAGAAGGAGCGCATCATGCAGGAGCACGAGCAGATCAAGAAGAAGACGGTTCGTGAGCGGCTGGAACAAATCAAGAAGACTGAGCTTGGCGCCAAAGCCTTCAAGGATATTGACATCGAG GACCTGGAGGAGCTGGATCCGGACTATATCATGGCTAAACAAGTGGAAcagctggagaaggagaagaaagaacTTCAGGAGCGCCTGAAGAATCAGGAGAAGAAG ATCGATTACTTCGAGAGGGCGAAGCGCCTGGAGGAGATCCCTCTCATCAAAAAGGCTTACGAGGAGCAGCGGATCAAAGACATGGAGCTGTGGGAGCtccaggaggaggagcgg atCAATAACATGAAAGTTGAGCGAGAGAAAGCTCTGGAGCACAAGAAGCGCATGTCCAGGATGGTGGAGGACAAAGACGGCTTTTTGTCCAAAATAACCGCTGCCCGCAGCTTCATCTACGAG GAAAAGTTGAAAGCATTCGAGGAGCGTCTGGTGGAGGAAAGGAAGAAACGCctggaggagagaaagaggCAGCGCAAAGAGGACAGGCGTAACGCTTTCTACCGccagaaagaggaggagaagcagcgCATCCACGAGGAGCAGCTCAAGAAAG agcgTGAAGAGAGGGAACGCATTGAACAAGAgcgaagagaggaggaggagcgggagtACCAGGAGCGTCTGCGGAaactggaggagcaggagcgCACGCAGCGCGCCCGTCAGCAGGAGATCGAGGAGCGGGAACGCCTCCGCGAGGAGAAGAGAAGAGCTCCACCGGAGGATAAATCCAAG GActggggggagaggggggagaaGGATGAGAGAGGGTGGAGGAGGCGCACCGAAGGAGGCGAATCAGAATGGCGTCGTCCCGTTCCTGACAG GGACtggagacaaaaaggacaagACGATGAGAGAGAAGACAAGTCTGGTTCCCTCAGGGGCGGAGATGAGAAGGGACCTCGTCCAGGTTCAGAAGATGACCAAGCTCCACGTCGCGGCGGTGATGATGAGCGTCCTCCACGCAGACTGATGGACGACGACCGTGGACCTCGCAGGGCGTTCGATGACGACCGCGGTCCGAGGCGTGCCTTCAACGACGATCGCGCTCCAAGACGCGGCTTCGATGACGATCGCGCTCCAAGACGCGGCTTCGATGACGATCGCGCTCCAAGACGCGGCTTCGATGACGATCGCGCTCCAAGACGCGGCTTCGATGACGACCGCGGTTCAAGGCGTGGCTTTGACGACGACCGCGGCCCGAGACGGGGCTTCGACGACGACCGCGGCCCGAGGCGGGGCTTCGATGATGACAGAGGTCCTCGTAGAGGTCTGGATGACTCCAGGGCCTCCAGGCGAGGGGCTGACGACGACTGGGGCCCCAGAAGAGGAGGGGATGAGGACAGAGTTGGAAGAAGAGGTATGGATGATGGTCCACGTCGTGGTGGGGATGACTCCCAACCCTGGAAGCCCCTTGGTAGACCTG GAGGCTGGCGAGAGCGAGAAAAGGCTCGAGAAGAGAGCTGGGGACCTCCTCGTGGTGGCTCTCATGATGACGGAGAGGAAGGCGAAGGGGACGATAGGACCAGCTTCAGAGACCGTCGTCCACAGAG AGAGGACAACGCCTGGAGGAGAGGAGTCACGGAAGATGGAAGCTGGAGAGATTCTCGCAAAGAAGACGGGGACCGCGATGAGCGCCGTGTCGAGCGCCGTGACAGAGCGCCCTGTGATGATCGTGATGTGAGAGGTCCACCCAGAGATCCTGAAGAAG GTGGCTCCTGGCGCCGCGGAGGTGAAGAGAAACGGGAGGAGCGGGAGCGGCCCAGGGAGGGTGAGCGTGACGGCGAAGGGGAGAAGAGCGCCTGGCGCTCTGAGAAGGATAACCCTCGTCGTACCAAGAACGAGACGGACGACGACGGCTGGACGACGGTTCGCCGCTGA
- the eif3s10 gene encoding eukaryotic translation initiation factor 3 subunit A isoform X2, protein MPAYFQRPENALKRANEFLEVGKKQPALDVLYDVIKSKKHRTWQKIHEPIMLKYLELCVDLRKSHLAKEGLYQYKNICQQVNIKSLEDVVRAYLKLAEEKTETAKEESQQMVLDIEDLDNIQTPESVLLSAVSGEDTQDRTDRLLLTPWVKFLWESYRQCLDLLRNNSKVERLYHDIAQQAFKFCLQYTRKAEFRKLCDNLRMHLGQIQRHHNQSTAINLNNPESQSMHLETRLVQLDSAISMELWQEAFKAVEDIHGLFALSKKPPKPQLMANYYNKVSTVFWKSGNALFHACTLHRLYHLSREMRKNLTPDEMQRMSTRVLLATLSIPITPERTDIARLLDMDGIIVEKHRRLATLLGLQSPPTRQSLINDMVRFNLLQYVVPEVKELYNWLEVDFHPLKLSGRVTKVLNWVRDQAEKEADLQQYVPHLQSNTILRLLQQVAQIYQSIEFSRLASLVPFVDAFQLERSIVDAARHCDLQVRIDHSSRTLSFGSDLNYSTKEDSPVGPFLQNMPSEQIRNQLTAMSASLAKAIHIIKPTTMLQERDEQNQQAIAAYLKNARKDHQRILARRQTIEERKERLESLNIQREKEELEQREAEMQKVRKAEEERLRQEAKEREKERIMQEHEQIKKKTVRERLEQIKKTELGAKAFKDIDIEDLEELDPDYIMAKQVEQLEKEKKELQERLKNQEKKIDYFERAKRLEEIPLIKKAYEEQRIKDMELWELQEEERINNMKVEREKALEHKKRMSRMVEDKDGFLSKITAARSFIYEEKLKAFEERLVEERKKRLEERKRQRKEDRRNAFYRQKEEEKQRIHEEQLKKEREERERIEQERREEEEREYQERLRKLEEQERTQRARQQEIEERERLREEKRRAPPEDKSKDWGERGEKDERGWRRRTEGGESEWRRPVPDRDWRQKGQDDEREDKSGSLRGGDEKGPRPGSEDDQAPRRGGDDERPPRRLMDDDRGPRRAFDDDRGPRRAFNDDRAPRRGFDDDRAPRRGFDDDRAPRRGFDDDRAPRRGFDDDRGSRRGFDDDRGPRRGFDDDRGPRRGFDDDRGPRRGLDDSRASRRGADDDWGPRRGGDEDRVGRRGGWREREKAREESWGPPRGGSHDDGEEGEGDDRTSFRDRRPQREDNAWRRGVTEDGSWRDSRKEDGDRDERRVERRDRAPCDDRDVRGPPRDPEEGGSWRRGGEEKREERERPREGERDGEGEKSAWRSEKDNPRRTKNETDDDGWTTVRR, encoded by the exons ATGCCGGCATATTTTCAGCGGCCGGAAAATGCTCTGAAACGAGCGAACG AATTCCTTGAGGTTGGCAAAAAGCAGCCAGCCTTGGACGTCTTGTACGATGTCATCAAGAGCAAGAAGCACCGAACATGGCAGAAGATCCACGAACCCATCATGCTCAAGTACCTGGAGCTGTGCGTGGACCTGCGGAAGAGCCACCTGGCCAAAGAGGGCCTCTACCAGTACAAGAACATCTGCCAGCAG gTGAATATAAAATCTCTGGAGGATGTGGTTAGGGCTTACCTGAAGCTGGCAGAGGAGAAGACAGAGACTGCTAAGGAAGAGTCTCAGCAGATGGTCCTGGACATCGAAGACCTGGACAACATCCAGACCCCAGAAAG CGTGCTGCTGAGCGCCGTCAGCGGGGAGGACACTCAGGATCGTACCGACCGCCTGCTGCTCACTCCTTGGGTGAAGTTCCTGTGGGAGTCCTACCGCCAGTGCCTGGACCTGCTGAGGAACAACTCCAAAGTGGAGCGACTGTATCATGATATCGCCCAACAAG cgTTTAAGTTTTGCCTTCAGTACACCCGTAAAGCTGAGTTTCGCAAGCTGTGCGACAACCTCCGAATGCACTTGGGTCAGATCCAGCGGCACCACAACCAGAGCACCGCCATCAACCTGAACAACCCAGAGAGCCAGTCCATGCACCTGGAGACGCGTCTGGTGCAACTGGACAGCGCCATAAGCATGGAGCTCTGGCAG GAAGCATTTAAGGCTGTTGAGGACATCCACGGCCTCTTTGCTCTCTCAAAGAAGCCTCCCAAGCCCCAGCTCATGGCTAACTACTACAACAAAGTTTCTACCGTTTTCTGGAAGTCTGGAAACGCTCTCTTCCATGCCTGCACTCTGCACCGTCTCTATCACCTGTCCAGGGAAATGCGCAAGAATCTGACCCCAGATGAGATGCAGAG GATGTCCACCAGGGTCCTCTTGGCCACCCTGTCGATTCCCATCACCCCGGAGCGTACGGACATCGCTCGGCTGCTGGACATGGACGGCATCATCGTGGAGAAGCACCGCAGGCTGGCAACTCTCCTGGGTCTGCAGTCTCCACCGACCCGCCAGAGTCTCATCAACGACATG GTGCGATTTAACCTGCTACAGTATGTAGTTCCTGAAGTGAAAGAGCTTTATAACTGGCTGGAGGTAGATTTTCATCCTCTGAAGCTGAGTGGAAGAGTCACAAAG GTGTTGAACTGGGTGAGAGATCAGGCTGAGAAGGAGGCCGATCTGCAGCAGTACGTTCCACACCTGCAGAGTAACACCATCCTCCGGCTACTGCAGCAG GTGGCACAGATCTATCAGAGCATCGAGTTCAGCCGGTTGGCCTCCCTGGTTCCGTTTGTAGACGCTTTCCAGCTGGAGCGCTCCATCGTGGATGCTGCTCGGCACTGTGACCTGCAG GTTCGGATAGACCACTCATCTCGAACTCTGAGCTTTGGCTCTGACCTGAACTACTCGACTAAAGAAGATTCTCCCGTCGGCCCGTTCCTGCAGAACATGCCCTCAGAGCAGATAAGAAACCAGCTGACCGCCATGTCTGCGTCTTTGGCCAAAGCCATCCATATCATCAAACCCACCACCATGCTG CAAGAACGCGACGAGCAGAATCAGCAGGCCATCGCTGCGTACCTGAAGAACGCCCGCAAGGATCACCAGCGCATCCTGGCCCGCAGGCAGACCATCGAAGAGCGAAAGGAGCGCCTCGAGAGCCTCAACATTCAGCGGGAGAAGGAGGAGCTGGAACAGCGAGAGGCTGAGATGCAGAAAGTTCGCAAAGCCGAGGAGGAGCGTCTGCGTCAGGAGGCCAAGGAGAGGGAGAAGGAGCGCATCATGCAGGAGCACGAGCAGATCAAGAAGAAGACGGTTCGTGAGCGGCTGGAACAAATCAAGAAGACTGAGCTTGGCGCCAAAGCCTTCAAGGATATTGACATCGAG GACCTGGAGGAGCTGGATCCGGACTATATCATGGCTAAACAAGTGGAAcagctggagaaggagaagaaagaacTTCAGGAGCGCCTGAAGAATCAGGAGAAGAAG ATCGATTACTTCGAGAGGGCGAAGCGCCTGGAGGAGATCCCTCTCATCAAAAAGGCTTACGAGGAGCAGCGGATCAAAGACATGGAGCTGTGGGAGCtccaggaggaggagcgg atCAATAACATGAAAGTTGAGCGAGAGAAAGCTCTGGAGCACAAGAAGCGCATGTCCAGGATGGTGGAGGACAAAGACGGCTTTTTGTCCAAAATAACCGCTGCCCGCAGCTTCATCTACGAG GAAAAGTTGAAAGCATTCGAGGAGCGTCTGGTGGAGGAAAGGAAGAAACGCctggaggagagaaagaggCAGCGCAAAGAGGACAGGCGTAACGCTTTCTACCGccagaaagaggaggagaagcagcgCATCCACGAGGAGCAGCTCAAGAAAG agcgTGAAGAGAGGGAACGCATTGAACAAGAgcgaagagaggaggaggagcgggagtACCAGGAGCGTCTGCGGAaactggaggagcaggagcgCACGCAGCGCGCCCGTCAGCAGGAGATCGAGGAGCGGGAACGCCTCCGCGAGGAGAAGAGAAGAGCTCCACCGGAGGATAAATCCAAG GActggggggagaggggggagaaGGATGAGAGAGGGTGGAGGAGGCGCACCGAAGGAGGCGAATCAGAATGGCGTCGTCCCGTTCCTGACAG GGACtggagacaaaaaggacaagACGATGAGAGAGAAGACAAGTCTGGTTCCCTCAGGGGCGGAGATGAGAAGGGACCTCGTCCAGGTTCAGAAGATGACCAAGCTCCACGTCGCGGCGGTGATGATGAGCGTCCTCCACGCAGACTGATGGACGACGACCGTGGACCTCGCAGGGCGTTCGATGACGACCGCGGTCCGAGGCGTGCCTTCAACGACGATCGCGCTCCAAGACGCGGCTTCGATGACGATCGCGCTCCAAGACGCGGCTTCGATGACGATCGCGCTCCAAGACGCGGCTTCGATGACGATCGCGCTCCAAGACGCGGCTTCGATGACGACCGCGGTTCAAGGCGTGGCTTTGACGACGACCGCGGCCCGAGACGGGGCTTCGACGACGACCGCGGCCCGAGGCGGGGCTTCGATGATGACAGAGGTCCTCGTAGAGGTCTGGATGACTCCAGGGCCTCCAGGCGAGGGGCTGACGACGACTGGGGCCCCAGAAGAGGAGGGGATGAGGACAGAGTTGGAAGAAGAG GAGGCTGGCGAGAGCGAGAAAAGGCTCGAGAAGAGAGCTGGGGACCTCCTCGTGGTGGCTCTCATGATGACGGAGAGGAAGGCGAAGGGGACGATAGGACCAGCTTCAGAGACCGTCGTCCACAGAG AGAGGACAACGCCTGGAGGAGAGGAGTCACGGAAGATGGAAGCTGGAGAGATTCTCGCAAAGAAGACGGGGACCGCGATGAGCGCCGTGTCGAGCGCCGTGACAGAGCGCCCTGTGATGATCGTGATGTGAGAGGTCCACCCAGAGATCCTGAAGAAG GTGGCTCCTGGCGCCGCGGAGGTGAAGAGAAACGGGAGGAGCGGGAGCGGCCCAGGGAGGGTGAGCGTGACGGCGAAGGGGAGAAGAGCGCCTGGCGCTCTGAGAAGGATAACCCTCGTCGTACCAAGAACGAGACGGACGACGACGGCTGGACGACGGTTCGCCGCTGA